From the Gordonia bronchialis DSM 43247 genome, one window contains:
- a CDS encoding oxygenase MpaB family protein: protein MDRQPATTQTHTRGIPTALVRADLAIDRYGRAGHRWLDAMWEADDLADAVAADEFAGGSATTAVRTALADGIGAVLDAPASLRALFAFLDTEPDWLDHDRLDRAADALIRHTAALGIVLGAASLVRGAGNTIAGKPLAVTGRYVSQPAVRSVEVGEWLRQVLTPGGMRRGGDGFASTVRVRMIHAHVRKMLWRSGDWDEEAWGVPIPQPYMAFTMAEFGHIALDAMEKLGVRFSDDELDDIYHLWRYVGHVVGMTEDLNPASAADHIRIEELYRLTSPGPGPDDRDFVVALTDDYLVPELANVLPGPRKWRRATATSLMHGLQRVFIGDDDADALGIPDTRLKHVLARVGPVLSLVAPVRRTVFGGRQALAERSYRIRDDEMTRMRATYRVTHDLVDAAPR from the coding sequence ATGGATCGTCAGCCTGCCACGACGCAGACCCACACGCGAGGAATCCCGACCGCTCTCGTCCGGGCCGACCTCGCGATCGACCGCTACGGACGCGCCGGACACAGGTGGCTCGACGCCATGTGGGAGGCCGACGACCTGGCCGACGCGGTTGCCGCCGACGAGTTCGCCGGCGGATCGGCCACCACGGCGGTGCGGACAGCGCTCGCCGACGGGATCGGCGCCGTGCTCGATGCCCCTGCGTCGCTGCGTGCGCTCTTCGCCTTCCTCGACACCGAGCCCGACTGGCTCGACCATGATCGCCTCGACCGCGCCGCCGACGCGCTCATCCGGCACACCGCGGCGCTCGGCATCGTGCTCGGCGCGGCGTCACTGGTCCGGGGTGCGGGCAACACCATCGCCGGCAAGCCTCTCGCGGTGACCGGGCGCTACGTGTCACAGCCCGCGGTGCGCTCGGTGGAGGTGGGAGAGTGGCTGCGGCAGGTGCTCACGCCCGGTGGGATGCGCCGGGGCGGAGACGGTTTCGCCTCCACGGTGCGGGTCCGGATGATCCACGCGCACGTGCGGAAGATGTTGTGGCGCAGCGGTGATTGGGATGAGGAGGCCTGGGGCGTGCCGATCCCGCAGCCGTACATGGCCTTCACGATGGCGGAGTTCGGCCACATCGCACTCGACGCGATGGAGAAGCTGGGCGTCCGGTTCTCCGACGACGAACTCGACGACATCTATCACCTGTGGCGCTACGTCGGTCACGTCGTCGGCATGACCGAGGATCTCAATCCGGCCTCGGCGGCCGATCATATCCGTATCGAGGAGCTCTACCGGCTGACGTCACCCGGCCCCGGGCCCGATGACCGCGACTTCGTCGTCGCACTCACCGACGACTACCTGGTCCCCGAACTCGCCAATGTGCTTCCGGGGCCACGGAAGTGGCGACGCGCCACCGCGACGTCGTTGATGCACGGGCTGCAGCGCGTCTTCATCGGCGACGACGATGCCGATGCGCTCGGCATCCCCGACACCCGCCTCAAGCATGTACTCGCCCGCGTCGGCCCGGTGCTGTCGCTCGTCGCGCCCGTTCGCCGGACGGTGTTCGGTGGCCGGCAGGCGCTCGCGGAGCGGTCGTATCGGATCCGCGACGACGAGATGACCCGGATGCGCGCGACCTACCGGGTGACGCACGACCTCGTCGACGCCGCGCCGCGCTGA
- a CDS encoding TetR/AcrR family transcriptional regulator, whose product MRQQILTSALDLLSGDATRQPTTALLARHAHVSIGTVYRYFADMDAIVEELRLAAVHDITASLASGIGRAMDAEPMTAMVTVVETLTSAFEKHGAVLRASVTARDTELGDAWAEVEAPLLPLARILPMRLRPDLDDAAIDDLVFITMGATASMCLRIALLRPPQADRSALIETAARMLLAALAP is encoded by the coding sequence ATGCGACAACAGATCCTCACATCTGCACTCGACCTGCTCTCCGGCGACGCCACCCGCCAACCGACGACCGCGCTACTCGCCCGGCACGCCCACGTCAGCATCGGGACGGTGTACCGCTACTTCGCCGACATGGATGCCATCGTCGAGGAGCTTCGGCTCGCCGCCGTTCACGACATCACCGCCTCCCTCGCGTCGGGCATCGGCCGGGCGATGGACGCCGAGCCGATGACCGCGATGGTCACGGTCGTGGAAACCCTCACGTCGGCCTTCGAGAAACACGGTGCCGTGCTGCGGGCATCGGTCACAGCCCGCGACACCGAACTCGGCGACGCCTGGGCCGAGGTGGAGGCGCCGTTGCTGCCCCTTGCCCGCATCCTCCCGATGCGGTTGCGCCCCGACCTCGACGACGCCGCGATCGACGACCTGGTGTTCATCACGATGGGCGCCACCGCCAGCATGTGCCTGCGGATCGCCCTATTACGTCCGCCGCAGGCCGACCGCAGCGCACTCATCGAAACCGCGGCGCGCATGCTGCTGGCGGCACTGGCACCGTGA
- a CDS encoding amidohydrolase family protein, translating to MSTTHLGHVFHVAGSPTVDAAAAALVEIPDGALVVDDDGTIVYCGPAETRPQRSGETVVEHESAYLLPGFVDTHIHFPQTYSVDAYGGGQLLEWLNTCIFPAEARLADPSFAREAARDFTARRIATGTTAAMVFGSAFPAAQDALFTETRRAGLRIVSGRGIQTVGPESAAALLTSESDAIALAADEIARWHCADTADPRTAHLQVALVPRFSLSVTTDTLRSLGELYDDVRDRGVYVHSHLNENNRPGDGEIDSVKALFGVDSYLDTYDGRFLPGSAVGGPSLLGRRTIMAHAVHCSDDELHRMANTGTSIAHCPVSQLFLGSGTMPWKWTTAAGVTVAAGSDVGAGDEWLISQVLSDTYKVHISEPGDASVSLHPAELLFTGTLAGARALDMEERFGNFDVGKDADFLVIEPHRWPPLEQALRQGIRADDPALARDQLLFTLLMGLREPAIAQVYVAGSRVGGE from the coding sequence GTGAGCACGACACATCTCGGGCATGTCTTCCACGTCGCCGGGTCGCCGACCGTCGACGCGGCCGCGGCTGCTCTGGTGGAGATTCCCGACGGCGCGCTCGTGGTGGACGATGACGGAACCATCGTCTATTGCGGTCCGGCCGAGACGCGCCCGCAACGCTCCGGCGAGACCGTCGTCGAGCACGAATCCGCTTATCTCCTCCCGGGTTTCGTGGACACCCACATCCATTTCCCGCAGACCTATTCCGTCGACGCCTACGGCGGCGGGCAGTTGCTGGAGTGGCTCAACACATGCATCTTTCCGGCTGAGGCACGCCTGGCCGACCCCTCCTTCGCGCGGGAGGCGGCCCGCGATTTCACCGCGCGGCGGATCGCCACCGGCACCACCGCGGCGATGGTCTTCGGGTCCGCTTTCCCGGCCGCCCAGGATGCGTTGTTCACCGAGACCCGGCGGGCGGGGTTGCGGATCGTCAGCGGACGAGGGATACAGACCGTCGGCCCGGAGTCCGCGGCCGCGCTGCTCACCTCGGAATCCGACGCGATCGCGCTGGCTGCCGATGAGATCGCGCGATGGCACTGCGCCGACACCGCAGACCCGCGGACTGCACACCTGCAGGTGGCGCTCGTCCCCCGGTTCTCGTTGTCGGTCACCACCGACACGCTGCGCTCACTCGGCGAGCTCTACGACGACGTGCGGGACCGCGGCGTGTACGTACACAGCCACCTCAACGAGAACAATCGACCCGGCGACGGTGAGATCGATTCCGTGAAAGCACTTTTCGGTGTCGACTCCTATCTCGACACCTACGACGGCAGGTTCTTGCCGGGATCGGCCGTCGGGGGCCCCAGTCTGCTGGGGCGCCGCACCATCATGGCGCATGCGGTGCACTGCTCCGACGACGAACTGCACCGGATGGCCAACACCGGCACGTCGATCGCGCATTGCCCTGTCTCCCAACTGTTCTTGGGTTCGGGCACCATGCCGTGGAAGTGGACCACCGCAGCCGGGGTGACCGTCGCGGCCGGCAGCGACGTCGGTGCCGGTGACGAATGGCTGATCTCGCAGGTGCTCTCGGACACCTACAAGGTCCACATCTCCGAGCCCGGTGACGCGTCGGTCTCGCTGCACCCCGCCGAACTCCTGTTCACCGGAACCCTCGCCGGGGCACGGGCACTCGACATGGAAGAGCGGTTCGGGAACTTCGACGTGGGCAAGGACGCCGACTTCCTCGTCATCGAACCGCATCGCTGGCCACCGCTGGAACAGGCACTGCGGCAGGGCATTCGCGCCGACGATCCCGCACTGGCCCGCGATCAGCTGCTGTTCACCCTGCTCATGGGGCTGCGGGAACCGGCGATCGCGCAGGTCTATGTGGCGGGCTCCCGCGTGGGCGGCGAGTAG
- a CDS encoding IS630 family transposase encodes MVNRAAAPLLLVDGDRARLEGLVRASTTPAGLTRRARMCLMSADGTAKADIAAVVGVSRPTVDKWLQRYRVGGVEALVDEQRSGRPTEIDESKIIAATLQRPPKSLGVTHWSARLLAPRVGVDHTTVSRVWRKYKVTPWRSETFKFSNDPDLDAKVVDVVGLYMNPPENAIVLSIDEKSQIQALDRTQPTLPMAPGHCEQRTHDYIRHGTTTLFAALNIATGEVTTQCKPRHRHQEFLAFLKHVAKTYPDHHLHLVMDNYGTHKKAEVKDWLAQNPRITVHFTPTSGSWMNMIEAWFAIIERQAIHRGTFTSVPDLVAAIRRFVTSWNTRCEPFVWTKPANEILDKIKRKRISNTGH; translated from the coding sequence ATGGTGAATCGTGCTGCGGCTCCGCTGTTGTTGGTTGATGGGGATCGGGCACGGTTGGAGGGGTTGGTGCGGGCTTCGACGACGCCGGCCGGTCTGACGCGGCGGGCTCGGATGTGTTTGATGTCAGCCGATGGAACAGCGAAGGCCGACATTGCCGCGGTGGTGGGGGTGTCACGGCCGACGGTCGACAAGTGGCTGCAGCGCTACCGGGTTGGTGGGGTGGAGGCGTTGGTCGATGAGCAGCGCTCGGGGCGCCCGACCGAGATTGACGAGTCCAAGATCATCGCCGCCACCTTGCAGCGGCCACCGAAATCTCTGGGAGTCACCCACTGGTCGGCCCGCTTGTTGGCGCCGCGGGTCGGGGTCGATCACACCACGGTCTCGCGGGTGTGGCGCAAGTACAAGGTCACCCCCTGGCGCAGCGAGACGTTCAAGTTCTCCAACGACCCCGACCTCGACGCCAAGGTGGTCGATGTTGTTGGCCTGTATATGAATCCGCCGGAGAATGCGATCGTGCTCAGCATCGATGAGAAAAGCCAGATCCAGGCTCTCGACCGCACTCAACCGACGTTGCCGATGGCGCCGGGGCACTGCGAGCAACGCACGCATGATTACATTCGTCACGGCACCACGACCTTGTTCGCCGCACTAAACATCGCCACCGGCGAGGTCACCACCCAATGCAAACCGCGTCACCGCCATCAAGAGTTCCTCGCGTTCCTCAAACACGTCGCGAAAACCTATCCCGACCACCACCTGCACCTGGTCATGGACAACTACGGCACCCACAAGAAAGCCGAGGTAAAGGACTGGCTCGCCCAGAACCCCCGGATCACAGTGCATTTCACACCGACTTCCGGATCCTGGATGAACATGATCGAGGCCTGGTTCGCCATCATCGAACGCCAAGCGATCCACCGCGGCACCTTCACCAGCGTTCCCGACCTCGTCGCCGCCATCCGCCGATTCGTCACCAGCTGGAACACCCGCTGCGAACCATTTGTGTGGACCAAACCCGCGAATGAAATACTCGACAAAATCAAACGTAAACGAATTTCAAACACGGGCCACTAG
- a CDS encoding DMT family transporter — translation MFLVGVISACLAAVAYGMSTVLRALGARRVANEAREEGDAHTNASGSPTLQSTLSTFVDPAFILGTTMVVIGFAGGAIAARFLPLFLSQTIVSANLVVTALLGTIMLNIALHTRDWIAIWLVVLSLCLLGVSSSHHTGGGQERSLHWGLFFATLALCALSLFAVYRLGKHGAIVGGAAAGFLFGVIAIAVRVLDGVHPFDGVALISDPAAWTIAVAGATGFFVQTVALQLGAVNGVTAVLVVGETAGPSLVGVLFLGDTAEPGLGWLAIVGFIGAVIGAVLVAWYGSGDPDHFGEAPPMKGGWRRGRREDEDAARDNDDVETCDVDHLPLDPFGMPIRFVPRDGEHQD, via the coding sequence ATGTTTCTGGTCGGCGTCATCTCTGCGTGCCTGGCTGCGGTGGCCTACGGGATGTCGACCGTGCTGCGTGCGCTCGGTGCCCGTCGTGTGGCCAACGAGGCGCGTGAGGAGGGCGACGCTCACACCAACGCCTCCGGCAGTCCCACGCTGCAGTCCACATTGTCGACCTTCGTCGACCCCGCGTTCATCCTCGGTACGACGATGGTCGTCATCGGTTTTGCCGGCGGCGCCATCGCCGCGCGGTTCCTCCCGCTGTTCCTGTCCCAGACCATCGTGTCGGCAAACCTGGTGGTCACCGCCCTGCTCGGCACGATCATGCTCAACATTGCCCTGCACACCCGCGACTGGATCGCGATCTGGCTCGTCGTGTTGTCGTTGTGTCTGCTCGGGGTGTCGTCGTCGCATCACACCGGCGGCGGCCAGGAACGATCCCTGCACTGGGGCCTGTTCTTCGCGACGCTCGCCCTGTGCGCGCTGTCGCTGTTCGCGGTGTACCGCCTCGGTAAGCACGGCGCGATCGTCGGCGGTGCCGCCGCGGGTTTCCTGTTCGGCGTCATCGCGATCGCCGTCCGCGTCCTCGACGGTGTACATCCCTTCGACGGGGTCGCCCTGATCAGCGATCCGGCGGCGTGGACCATTGCCGTGGCCGGCGCCACCGGCTTCTTCGTGCAGACCGTCGCGCTGCAACTCGGTGCGGTCAACGGCGTCACCGCGGTCCTGGTCGTCGGCGAGACCGCCGGACCGAGTCTGGTGGGCGTGCTGTTCCTCGGGGACACCGCCGAACCCGGTCTGGGCTGGCTCGCGATCGTCGGCTTCATCGGCGCCGTCATCGGTGCGGTGCTCGTGGCCTGGTACGGCTCGGGCGATCCGGATCACTTCGGCGAGGCACCGCCGATGAAGGGCGGGTGGCGCCGCGGACGCCGTGAGGACGAGGACGCCGCCCGCGACAACGACGACGTCGAGACGTGCGACGTCGACCATCTGCCTCTCGACCCGTTCGGCATGCCGATCCGGTTCGTGCCGCGGGACGGCGAACACCAAGACTGA
- a CDS encoding SCO6745 family protein, with product MTSSVEKTTPSAARTAYETLEPFHVLAYFNPGLGDAFRDTALDPHAFYVGARGAPLGSCVPSVVASTFYNFSPDLISKAWTAALGVGLDTVTARRDAMLDEQLRAILGDAADDSSIAELTAGYRDLAVGLPLGGRALAAGWAAAAPPESPVVALWYAIAVLREWRGDNHIAALVLNGLHGIDAVVFHEAQLPDPTVTRRVLGRKMVQLTRGWSDDDWDGSVARLADRGLIDRGEDGHVLTADGAAVYDDIEATTDALGESVWSVPGASDLVTRTRPLVKAVLDAGVLPGTKKKG from the coding sequence ATGACCTCGTCTGTCGAGAAGACCACGCCGTCCGCCGCCCGCACCGCCTACGAAACCCTCGAACCGTTCCACGTTCTCGCGTACTTCAATCCCGGACTCGGCGATGCCTTCCGCGACACCGCGCTCGATCCGCACGCCTTCTATGTGGGCGCTCGCGGGGCGCCGCTCGGCTCCTGCGTGCCGTCGGTGGTGGCGTCGACCTTCTACAACTTCTCCCCCGACCTCATCTCGAAGGCGTGGACGGCTGCGCTCGGCGTCGGCCTCGACACCGTGACCGCACGTCGTGACGCCATGCTCGACGAGCAGTTGCGTGCCATTCTCGGGGATGCCGCCGACGACTCGTCGATCGCCGAGCTGACCGCCGGCTATCGCGATCTGGCCGTCGGGTTGCCGCTGGGCGGGCGCGCCCTCGCCGCCGGCTGGGCGGCCGCGGCACCTCCGGAATCGCCGGTCGTCGCGCTCTGGTATGCGATCGCCGTGCTGCGAGAATGGCGCGGCGACAACCACATTGCCGCCCTCGTGCTCAACGGTCTGCACGGTATCGACGCCGTCGTCTTCCATGAGGCGCAGCTTCCCGACCCCACCGTCACACGTCGGGTCCTCGGCCGCAAGATGGTGCAACTGACCCGCGGCTGGTCCGACGACGACTGGGATGGCAGCGTCGCGCGGCTCGCCGACCGAGGTCTCATCGACCGCGGCGAGGACGGTCACGTCCTCACCGCCGACGGTGCCGCGGTCTACGACGACATCGAGGCCACCACCGACGCGCTCGGCGAATCGGTGTGGTCGGTGCCCGGCGCAAGTGACCTCGTGACGCGCACCCGACCGCTCGTCAAAGCGGTCCTCGACGCCGGGGTACTGCCGGGAACCAAGAAGAAGGGCTGA
- a CDS encoding nuclear transport factor 2 family protein produces the protein MWRVLNDDIAAIKTLKYRYLRALDTKDWESFAATLTDDVTGNYGESLQFGNRDELVGYMRANVGPAVITEHRVDHPEIEIGGDEASGRWYLQDRVIVPDFEFMLIGAAFYDDRYRRTPDGWRISATGYDRTYEATMKLADVPSFTVRTGAAIHT, from the coding sequence ATGTGGAGGGTGCTCAACGACGACATCGCCGCGATCAAGACCCTCAAGTACCGCTACTTGCGCGCACTCGACACCAAGGACTGGGAGTCGTTTGCCGCGACGCTCACCGACGACGTGACCGGAAACTACGGGGAGAGCCTGCAGTTCGGCAATCGGGACGAACTCGTCGGCTACATGCGTGCCAACGTCGGGCCCGCGGTGATCACCGAGCATCGCGTTGATCACCCCGAGATCGAGATCGGCGGTGACGAGGCGTCCGGCCGCTGGTACCTGCAGGATCGCGTGATCGTGCCCGACTTCGAGTTCATGCTGATCGGCGCCGCCTTCTACGACGACCGCTACCGCCGCACCCCCGACGGCTGGCGGATCAGCGCCACCGGTTACGACCGCACCTACGAGGCGACGATGAAACTCGCCGACGTACCGAGCTTCACGGTCCGCACCGGGGCGGCCATCCACACCTGA
- a CDS encoding phosphoribosyltransferase: MPHSEPHRLPSDHVFADRRAAGRHLGRLVSDVVPDTRDVVVLGLARGGVPVAREVADALGADLDTLVVRKIGAPGHSEFAMGAITHGGHVVINDDVPRRLGVGPDQFDDAVAHERRILDERLALYRAGREPLSVTGRVVILVDDGLATGSSMSVAIHAVRAWSASRVLVAVPTAPADATDAMRAVGADEVIVVVMPSPFHAVGQSYSDFRQVSDEEVVAALGHRPPADG, translated from the coding sequence ATGCCACATTCGGAGCCGCACCGTCTGCCGTCGGATCATGTTTTCGCCGACCGGCGGGCGGCCGGGCGGCATCTGGGCCGGCTGGTCTCCGACGTGGTGCCCGATACGCGTGACGTCGTCGTACTCGGGCTGGCACGCGGCGGGGTGCCGGTGGCCCGTGAGGTGGCCGACGCCCTGGGCGCCGACCTCGACACGCTGGTGGTCCGCAAGATCGGCGCCCCCGGGCATTCCGAGTTCGCGATGGGTGCCATCACCCACGGCGGGCACGTGGTGATCAACGACGACGTCCCCCGCCGACTCGGTGTCGGGCCCGACCAGTTCGACGACGCCGTCGCCCACGAACGCCGCATCCTCGACGAGAGACTTGCGCTCTATCGGGCTGGGCGCGAACCCCTCTCGGTCACCGGCCGGGTGGTGATCCTCGTCGACGACGGGCTGGCGACCGGGTCCTCGATGTCGGTCGCGATTCACGCGGTGCGCGCCTGGTCGGCGTCGAGAGTGCTTGTCGCGGTCCCCACCGCCCCGGCCGACGCCACCGACGCCATGCGTGCGGTGGGCGCCGACGAGGTGATCGTCGTCGTCATGCCGTCGCCGTTTCATGCTGTCGGCCAGTCGTATTCGGACTTCCGGCAGGTGAGTGACGAGGAGGTGGTGGCGGCGCTCGGGCACCGGCCACCGGCTGATGGTTGA
- a CDS encoding ABC transporter permease subunit: MIATINAERIKLTSTRSPYWCVGIVVLLALGLAALLSSGGGSLPVDNAAYFFLYGLNQFGVAVLTIMAILGITTEYRFGTIRSSFAATPRRWRVLAAKGAVFGGVGFVVALILTVIGLLIAQGIWVDGVDWGTSDTIRQIWGTPVFVACSMLIGIAVGALIRQTAGAVTIMLVWMLLLENLITIIPKVGEHVQPFLPFTNGWRFLSGGGGDFHWNIYGSLIYFVVFTAVLFGAAIAAVNARDA, translated from the coding sequence ATGATCGCGACCATCAACGCCGAGCGGATCAAACTCACCTCCACGCGATCGCCGTACTGGTGTGTGGGGATCGTGGTGCTGCTCGCCCTGGGTCTGGCAGCGCTGCTGTCGTCCGGGGGTGGCTCGCTACCCGTCGACAACGCCGCCTACTTCTTCCTCTACGGGCTCAACCAGTTCGGTGTGGCGGTCCTGACCATCATGGCCATCCTGGGCATCACCACCGAATATCGCTTCGGCACCATCCGGTCATCGTTCGCGGCCACGCCGCGGCGCTGGCGGGTGCTGGCTGCCAAGGGTGCCGTGTTCGGCGGTGTGGGATTCGTTGTCGCCCTGATCCTCACGGTCATCGGACTGCTCATCGCACAGGGGATCTGGGTCGACGGCGTGGACTGGGGTACCTCGGACACCATCCGCCAGATCTGGGGGACCCCGGTCTTCGTCGCCTGCTCGATGCTCATCGGGATCGCCGTCGGTGCACTCATCCGGCAGACCGCCGGGGCCGTGACCATCATGTTGGTGTGGATGCTGCTGCTGGAGAACCTGATCACCATCATCCCGAAGGTCGGCGAGCACGTGCAGCCGTTCCTGCCGTTCACCAACGGCTGGCGATTCCTGTCGGGCGGCGGCGGTGATTTCCACTGGAACATCTACGGTTCGTTGATCTACTTCGTGGTTTTCACCGCAGTGCTGTTCGGGGCGGCGATCGCCGCCGTCAACGCCCGCGACGCCTGA
- a CDS encoding ABC transporter ATP-binding protein has protein sequence MLRVQNLTKEFGDKRAVDDLTFDVEPGRVTGFLGPNGAGKSTTMRMMLDLDRPTAGSVSIHGQRYRDLENPIRQVGALLDAKWVHPNRSARSHLRWLAASNNIPVSRVDEVIEIVGLGSVAGKRAGGFSLGMSQRLGLAGALLGDPHTLLFDEPVNGLDPEGIVWIRGFMRRLADEGRTVFVSSHLLAEMSLTADHLVVIGRGRLIADCSVSEFTGRATTSARVRGPQLEQLHVALADAGFSPAPGPNDAKGRPVMLVPDATTDQVGDIAAAAGVVLHELAEETASLEEVFMQVTADAVEYQGGGAGGPA, from the coding sequence GTGCTGCGAGTCCAGAACCTCACCAAGGAGTTCGGCGACAAACGGGCGGTCGACGACCTCACCTTCGACGTCGAGCCGGGCCGGGTAACGGGCTTCCTGGGCCCCAACGGTGCCGGCAAGTCCACCACGATGCGCATGATGCTCGACCTCGATCGCCCCACCGCGGGTTCGGTCAGCATCCATGGGCAGCGCTACCGCGATCTGGAGAATCCGATCCGGCAGGTCGGCGCACTGCTCGACGCCAAATGGGTCCATCCCAACCGCAGCGCCCGATCGCATCTGCGGTGGCTGGCCGCGAGCAACAACATCCCGGTGAGCCGCGTCGACGAGGTCATCGAGATCGTCGGACTCGGTTCGGTCGCGGGTAAACGGGCCGGTGGGTTCTCGCTCGGCATGTCGCAGCGTCTCGGGCTGGCCGGCGCACTGCTCGGTGACCCACACACCCTGCTCTTCGACGAGCCCGTCAACGGACTCGACCCCGAGGGCATCGTCTGGATCCGCGGCTTCATGCGCCGGCTCGCCGACGAGGGGCGGACCGTCTTCGTCTCCAGTCACCTGCTGGCCGAGATGTCTTTGACCGCAGACCATCTCGTCGTCATCGGTCGCGGCCGGCTGATCGCGGATTGTTCGGTGAGTGAGTTCACCGGCCGCGCCACCACATCGGCGCGGGTACGCGGACCGCAGCTCGAACAACTCCACGTCGCCCTCGCCGACGCCGGGTTCTCGCCGGCGCCCGGCCCCAACGACGCCAAGGGTCGCCCGGTGATGCTGGTCCCCGACGCCACCACCGACCAGGTGGGTGACATCGCGGCGGCCGCCGGGGTGGTGCTGCACGAACTCGCCGAGGAAACGGCATCACTCGAGGAGGTTTTCATGCAGGTCACCGCCGACGCGGTGGAGTACCAGGGCGGCGGAGCAGGGGGACCGGCATGA
- the thiG gene encoding thiazole synthase (functions in thiamine (vitamin B1) biosynthesis; in Bacillus subtilis this enzyme catalyzes the formation of thiazole from dehydroxyglycine and 1-deoxy-D-xylulose-5-phosphate and ThiS-thiocarboxylate), which produces MDNAHDPLRIAGRDFTSRLVTGTGGATNLAVLEDALRASGTELTTVAVRRVDAASGTGVLDLLRRLGIAPLPNTAGCHTTAEAVLTAQLAREAMETDWVKLEVVADDRTLLPDPIELVDAASALVRDGFTVLVYSNDDPTLAARLEDVGVAAVMPLGSPIGTGLGILNPHNIEMIVARAQVPVILDAGIGTASDAALAMELGCDGVLLASAVTRADDPARMASAMRHAVIAGRLAAGAGRIPKRFWAHASSPDRDVSVVSQGS; this is translated from the coding sequence GTGGATAACGCACACGACCCGTTGCGTATCGCCGGCCGCGACTTCACCTCGCGCCTGGTCACCGGTACCGGTGGGGCCACCAATCTCGCCGTCCTCGAAGACGCGTTGCGGGCGTCGGGAACCGAACTGACCACGGTGGCGGTCCGGCGCGTGGACGCGGCGTCGGGTACCGGGGTCCTCGATCTGCTGCGACGGCTCGGCATCGCGCCGCTGCCCAACACCGCCGGCTGCCACACCACCGCCGAGGCGGTCCTGACCGCGCAACTGGCTCGGGAGGCGATGGAGACCGACTGGGTGAAACTGGAGGTGGTGGCCGATGACCGCACGCTGCTGCCCGATCCCATCGAGCTCGTCGACGCCGCGTCGGCCCTCGTCCGCGACGGTTTCACCGTGCTGGTCTACAGCAACGACGACCCCACGCTGGCGGCCCGGCTCGAGGACGTCGGCGTGGCCGCGGTGATGCCCCTCGGCTCGCCGATCGGCACCGGACTCGGGATTCTCAACCCGCACAACATCGAGATGATCGTCGCCCGGGCGCAGGTCCCGGTGATCCTCGACGCCGGTATCGGCACCGCGAGTGACGCCGCGCTGGCCATGGAACTCGGCTGCGACGGCGTGCTGCTGGCCTCGGCGGTCACCCGCGCCGACGATCCCGCCCGGATGGCCTCAGCGATGCGGCACGCGGTGATCGCCGGACGTCTGGCCGCCGGCGCGGGACGTATCCCGAAGCGGTTCTGGGCGCATGCCTCGTCGCCCGACCGCGACGTCAGTGTCGTCTCTCAAGGATCGTGA
- the thiS gene encoding sulfur carrier protein ThiS gives MTITLNGEPTALSPAESVAGLLRRLGLPDRGVAVAVDGAVVPKGAWAQPIPDGASVEVVTAVQGG, from the coding sequence ATGACGATCACGCTCAACGGTGAGCCGACCGCGCTCTCCCCGGCAGAGTCGGTGGCCGGGTTGCTGCGTCGGCTCGGACTGCCCGATCGTGGGGTCGCCGTTGCTGTGGACGGTGCCGTGGTCCCGAAAGGTGCTTGGGCACAACCGATTCCCGATGGCGCCTCGGTGGAGGTCGTGACGGCGGTGCAGGGTGGATAA